The Candidatus Korarchaeum sp. genome contains the following window.
CTGGAGGCGAGGAGGATAGCAGCGATAAGCGAAGCCGCCGGGATACCTAATATGATAGGGTGCATGATGGAGGGAGGTATAAGCATAACTGCAGCAGTCCACTTCGCTACAGCCACTAGGAACGTGGTCACAACGGACCTAGACTCAGATATATCCCTGAAGGAGGACTTCGTAGAGGGAGGAGCTAAATGTGAAAAGGGCTTCAGGATACTGCCGGAGGGCCCCGGCTTAGGGGACTTGAGGGTCAAGGAGGGGATGCTAAAGCTTAGGGGAGTTTTCGAGGAAGGGAAAGTATCTACGCCTCTGTAGGGAGAGAGCATGATAGAGTCATATTATCCTTCTGTATTCAAATGCAAGCCCTCCTTCCCCATAGTAGTCGATAGGGGGTTCAAAGCTGAGATATGGACGAAGGATGGGAGGAGGTTCCTGGACTTCAGCGGGGCTGCCACCTCCTTAGGTCAGGCGCATCCCAAGGTAGTCGAGAGCATCAAGGAGCATGTGAATAAAATAACAGGATTCTCAGGTCTATTGGCTCCAACGGAACCCTTCTTAAGGTTGGGTGAGGAACTGAAATCTATAGTGCCTATCAGGGACGCTTCAATAGCTTACGCTACTACAGGAAGTGAGGCGAGCGATTTCGCGATCCAGCTGGCTAAATACGTCACGAAGAGGAGCGTCATCCTCTCATTCTTCGGGGCCTATCATGGTCTGACGGGCTACGCTCTGATGTCATCACCGACGGAGGGAATGAGGAGAGTGGCCCCTAGGGTCAGCGATACTCTATATGCGCCCTACCCCAACTGCCTCCCCTGCAAGATGAGATCCCTCCCATGCGATGATTGCGTGGATCTCTCAATCTCGTTCATAGAGGAGGAAATAATTGGGAGAGCTGTCGAGCCAGAGGATCTCGCGGCTATAATTGTGGAGCCTCTACAATCGCATGGGGGCATAATATTTCCGCCAGCGAGGTTCTTCCAAGAACTTAGGAGGATATCGAACGAGACAGGGGCTCTCCTGATAGTGGATGAAGTCTATACCGGTTTCGGGAGGACGGGGAAGTGGTTCGGGATCGAGCACCATGGCGTCGAGCCCGATATAATGGTAATGGGTAAGGGGATGGGCGGGGGACTCCCCATAGCTGCCGTGGCCTTCAGGGGGAGCCTCCTGGAGGACTGGTACCTCTGCAGTGGGGGGAGCCTCGGGACCTTCGCTGGGCACTACCTATCGGCAGTAGCTTCCCTGGCAACTATAGAGGCCATAAGGGAGGAGAATCTGATCGAGAACTCCAAGGAGAGGGGGGAGCAGTTGAGCTCATCCCTCAGGGAGTTCGTCGAGAGATATGACTTCCTGGTCGATTCCAGAGGAACGGGATGTGTTCAGGGAATAGAGTTCTATGAGAAAGGCAAACCTTCTAAGAAAGTAGCTGAGATGGTGAAATGGGCTTTATTCGATCGGGGTCTCCTAGCCATCCAGGTGGGGAGGCATCATAACGTGATCAAATTGACCCCGCCCATAACGATAACAGAGGAGCAGATGGATGAGGCCATAAGGATTATTGAGGATTCCCTCAATGAGGTAAAAAGAGTTAGAAGAGATAGCTTATGAGGATGACCAGCAGCACCATTATTATGATCATCAATAGCAGGGGGAGGAGGTGAGTCGTTAGAAGCGCTATCAGGAAAGCGATATAATCCTTCAAACTCAATTTTTGCTCATCGCTCAAGGTCAGCTCAACTCTCTCCAAAGATGGCATGCCACATAATGTCCCTCAGAGATCTCCTCGATCTTTGGCTCCTCAGTCCTGCATACTTCCTTAGCGTAAGGGCACCTCGTGTGGAACCTGCATCCCGATGGTGGATTCATAGGGCTCGGTATTTCGCCTAGAAGCAAGAGCTTCCTCCTGGATTTAACTAACTTGGGATCGGGGACAGGAATGGAGGAGATCAGTCCGATCGTATAAGGATGCCTCGGGTTCTCGAATAGTTCCTCGGTCGGGGCCACTTCCACCAACTTGCCCAAGTACATCACACCAACCCTATTACTAAAATGTCTGACTACAGCGAGATTATGACTTATCAGTAGGTATGTTAGTCCAAATTTTTCCTTCAAATCGGATAGCAAGTTCAATATTTTCGCTTGTACGCTGACGTCCAGGGCTGAAGTGGGTTCATCCAAGACTATGAACTTGGGCCTGAGTATGAGCGCTCTAGCTATTACTATCCTCTGCCTCTGTCCCCCTGAGAACTCATGAGGGTATCTATGCATGTGCTCGGGGTTCAGGCCCACTAGCTTTAACATCTCACTCACCCTCTCCTCCACTTCCTTCCCCCTTAGCCCCTCATGGATGATCAGGGGCTCACCGACTATATCCTTGACCTTCTTCTTCGGATGTAGGGCCTTGTACGGGTCTTGGAAGACTATCTGCATCTCCCTCCTCAGGGGAAGGAGCTCCTTACCCCTCAGTTCAGTTATATCCCTCCCATCGAAGAATATCCTCCCGGACGTAGGTTCTATCAACTTGAGGACAACTCTCCCCAGCGTTGTTTTCCCGCTCCCAGACTCACCAACCAGTCCAAAAGTCTCTCCTTTCCCTATATCCATCGATACTCCATCCACAGCTCTTATCTCCCCGATAACTTTCATCAGCACGCCTCCCCTCACGGGGAAGTACTTCCTGATATCCTGGAGCCTGAGCATGATTATCATCTCCCATAGAGGAAGCAGGAGACGAGATGATCATTTCCCACATTTAGGAGGTTCGGAACTTCCTTATCACAGATATCCATCCTCTTCGGGCATCTGGGGTGGAAGAGGCAACCGGGAGGAGGATTGAGGAGGGAGGGTATCTCCCCTTCCATGGAGAAGAGCCTACTTCCGGAGGATTTCGATCCGGGGATCGATCTGAGGAGGCCCACTGTGTATGGATGGAGGGGGTTCTCGAATAGTTCCTCAGTCCTAGCTACCTCAACTATCCTCCCAGCGTACATAACGGCTATCCTATCTGATATCTCAGCGGCTAGAGCTAAATCATGCGTTATATAGATGACGCTGGTGTTGAACTCCCTGATGAGCTCCTTGAAGAGATTCATTATCTGGGCTTGGATAGTGACATCCAGCGCAGAGGTGGGCTCGTCAGCTATCATTAGCTTCGGTCTCAGGGCTAAAGCCATCGATATCACTATTCTCTGAGCCATCCCTCCGCTCAATTCATGCGGGTAGCTCCTATAAATCCTCTCCGGATCGGGAAGGCCAACTTTCCTGAACATATCCAGTACTCTCTCCCTCGCCTCCTCCTTACTCATACTCTCATGAGCTAGGAAGGCTTCAGCGACCTGATCCCCGACTTGTATGACGGGATTGAGCGCTGCTTTCGGCTCCTGAAATATCATAGATATATCCCTCCCTCTTATCTTAAGGATCTCACTCATCGGAAGTTTTAAGAGGTCCTTTCCCTCGAAGATCACCTCTCCTCCAGCTATCTCAGCGTTCTCATCCAATAACCTCATTATAGTGAGCCCCGTCACCGTTTTCCCGCTGCCAGTCTCTCCCACTAATCCTAAGACCTCGCCGTAGTTCACTGAGAAGCTCACGCCATCAACAGCTCTCACGATTCCCCTCAACGTGTGGAATCTGACCTTGAGGTCCCTAACATCGAGTAGCATAGGCTATCTCCTCGCCCTCACATTCATTATATCGTTTATCCCGTCCCCGAGTAAGTTGAACCCCATCGTAGCCAGCAGTATCGCGAAGCCAGGGAACGTGGAGACCCACCACTGCTCAGTTATGAACCTCCTCCCCTCGCTCACCATGACGCCCCACTCGGGAGTCGGCGGTTGAACTCCGAGGCCCAGGAAGCCCAGGGCAGCTGCCGTCAGTATGGTCCCACCCATATCCAGAGTCGCCCTCACTACCAGAGTGGGTATGGCCATGGGCAACACATGCCTTACGATTATCCTTATGTCGCTAGCCCCTACCGCCCTCGCAGCCTCTATATACGTCTCCTCCCTTATCTGAAGAGCCATAGCCCTAGCGAGTCTAGCGTAGAACACCCAATCGACGAAAGCTATGGCCATCATCGTGTTGAACAGCCCGGGGCCCAAGGCGGCTGCTACAGCGAGCGCCAATATCAGCCTAGGGAAGGCCATGAACATGTCAGTTATTCTCATCAATATTTCATCAATTTTTCCCCCAAAATATCCTGATACTAATCCTATTAAGGTCCCTATAGTCAGAGAAATTGCAATGACTGCTACAGCTATGAACAGGGAGATCCTAGACCCCCAGATGACCCTGCTGAAGATATCCCTCCCCAGCTGATCAGTGCCGAAGGGGTGCTCCATGCTCGGCGGTAGCAACCTCTTGCTCATATCAGTTTTCGTAGGGTCTTCGGTAGCTATTATAGGCGCTAATAGTGCTATCATTATCAGCAGGAGTGTTATGGAGATCCCTAGAATAGTGAGAGGGCTCCTCCTTATCAAAATCATCGTGAACTTGAAGTCCTCGGATCTGAAGTACTCATTTATCTTGAACAAATCGATCACCTCATGCATATCTTATCCTAGGATCTAGGAAGGCGTAGAGGATATCAACTATCAGATTGGCTAGCGAGTAAACTATTGCTATTAATAGAGTCGACCCCATAACTGCCATGAAATCCACAGATAGGAAGGCTCCTGTGGAATATCTTCCCAATCCAGGCCATGCAAATATAGTTTCCGTCAAAATAGCACCTTCCAATAGGCTACCATATGCCATACCTATCACTGTGGTCGTCGGGATGAGGGCATTCCTCAATGCGTGCCTGAATAGGACTATCCTCTCAGCTAGCCCTTTACTCCTAGCGGCCTTTATGAAATCCTGCGTCAGCACTTCCAGGAGGGCGGTCCTCGTTATCCTCGCTATCGAGGCTGAAGCGTAGTATCCCAAAACGAATGATGGTAATGCTAGGTGCCATAGAGCATTAATGAATGCCTCGAAATTCCCAGTTATCAAGCTATCTATTGTCAAGAGGCCCGTTATCCTGGGGGGCTCGGGTATCCCTGGATCGAGCCTCCCGGGCCCCGGGAATATGCCTAACTTATAATAGAGGACGAACAGGAGTATCAGACCCAGCCAGAAGACGGGCATGCTCACGCCCATGAGCGCGAATATCCTAGAAATATGATCGGGCCACTTGTCCTTCTTAACAGCTGATATTATTCCCAAGGGAATCCCTATAGCTATAGCCACTATTATAGCTGCGGTGGCGAGCTCTATCGTAGCTGGGAAGAAGTAGAGGAGGTCTTCCATCACCGGGTTGTTCGTCTTTATCGATCTCCCCAGATCCCCCCTGACCACTTTGTATATATAGTCGAAGAACTGCTCATGTAAGGGTTTATCGAATCCCCACTCCCTCCTTATCTTCTCCACGAGCTCCGGGGAAGCCTGAGGGCCCAGTATAGCTCCGATAGGATCCGCCGGGATCACATGAGATACTACAAATGTTATCACTATAATTCCAAATAGGACAAAAATCATTAAGGCTAATCTCCTTATAATATAAGTCCTGAGATCCATAGAGATCCTCCTTATGCAAAAAAGTGGGTAGGGGTTTTTATCCCTTACTGACCTTGGAGAGATCCAAGTAGTAGAACGTGGGATCGGGCAGCCAGTTCCTCACATAATCCCTAACAGCCTGCTGAGCGACTGTCTGATAGAGCATGACGTAAGGACCATGATCCAGTATGTAATCCGTTAGATTCAGGTACATCTGTTCCCTCTTCTTAGTATCCATCTCCACGCTAGCCTTCTCAGCCAAGTCTGCCGCGTAGTCATCATACCAGCTGTTCCTCCAAGCTAACTGCTTTATCCTATAGTTGGCGAAGGCCATAGCATTGCTGTCCGGGTCAGGATAATCTGAGCCCCATCCTGCTAAGACCATCTGAAGTCCCTGCTTCCTGTACTTCTCATACATCATAGATTGCGTCATCTGAACTATTTTCACCGTGATACCGCACTCAGCCAGATCGGCCTGTATCTTAGTCGCTATATCTATCTGCGGATAAGTCGGCGGTGTCGTCAACTCTATCGTGAAGCCGTTCGGATAACCGGCTTTAGCTAGTAGCTCCTTCGCTTTATTAACATCCTTATAGTAGGGAGTCTTCGGGTTGGCACCTAGCAACCCCTTCGGAATCACTGTCTGCCACTTTATAGCGGCTCCCTTCAATATCCCATTCACTATACCATCGTAATCTATGCAGTACCTTATAGCATCCCTCACCTCCTCCTTATCCAAGGGTTTCACGGCTACGTTCATCCCTATGTAGACGTTATGCAGCCTCTCAGCCCTAACGATCTGAATCCCGGGCTGCCCCTCGATCTGCTTTATCTGATCTGGGGTTAAGTCAGTTGCAACATCTACATCCCCTTTCTGTATGAGTAGGAGCTGATCCGTAGGCTCAGCGACATGCTTTATTATGACAGTCTTGACGCGGGGCTGCCCAGGCTTCCAATAGTATGGGTTGGCCCTCAGGATGAACTGGGACTCCCTATCCCATTTCTCCAGCACGAAGGGACCGCTTCCAGCGCTGTGATCGTCCAACCAAGCGCTTCCCATATCTCCATTCTTCTCGTGGGCCTCTACAACTTTCTTATCCACGATGCTCGATGTCGTGAAGGTCAAGACGCTGAGGAAGAAGCTGGGAGCAACTGTCTTATTGAGCTTTATCCTGACAGTATAATCATCGATCTTCTCTATCTGATCCGGGGTCTTCAGGAATGGCGCAAGCACTGAGTAGGCCGTTTGCTTCAACTTAACTACCCTCTGAAGGGAATAAACGACATCATCAGCTGTTAGCGGGTTTCCGCTGGCGAACTTGATGCCCTTCCTTATGTAAAACGTCCAAGTCATCCCATCGGGACTTACCTCCCATCTCTCAGCGACTTCTGGCTTCACGTTTATCAGATCGGGGAGCTCGAAGTCAACGAGTTTATCGTATAACTGATTCGTGACGAAGCAAGACGTGAATTCATAAGCTCTCGCAGGATCGAGTGAAACAGCATCGGATGTATCCATGGCGATTATCAGAGTATCAGCAGGAGTCTTCATGGCAGCAGTCGTAGTGGTCGGTGTTACAGTCGGTGTAACTGTCTGAACCACTGTCGTGGTCACTGTAGTCGTGACAGTAGTCACCTTGCCGGGGCCCGCGGCGAAATAACCGATGACAGCACCCACTATGAAGAGGAGTATGACTAAGGCTAGATCGCGGGCATTCATTACGGGCACCTCCTCAGGAGGCCTAGGCTCTAAGATGAACTAATATAAAAACTTAGAGGTCGGTTGAATTCACATAATTAAGGCCTATTTTTTAATCCTTTAACGGGAATGTCTCTTTAATTTTTTATTGAAAAAATTTCCATCAACTGTAATCGTAAATGTGTGAATATATAACAAATAGGAGCTTTTAATTAATCTGAATATTAATATTATAGGGATTAATATATGTTTTATGCTTGAAGATAACTCTAACGCTCGCTCCTGCGAATCTCCCATGGGTCTCAAAGGGTAATTTTTAAGAGTCTACGCTCAAATTTTTCATATGCCCGAGATCTGGGAATGCGTTGGGAACACTCCTATAGTCGATGTAGACGGTATCTCATTCAAGCTAGAGTACCTGAATCCCGGAGGCAGCCATAAAGATAGGATGGCAGTTTCGATGCTCCTAGATCTAATAGATAGGAAGGGCAGGGGTGGAGCTATAGTCGAAGCCACGAGCGGGTGCACTGGAGTCTCACTCTCCCTGCACGGCAGAGCGATGGGTTTCGATGTCTATATAACAGTTAAGGAGGACTCTAGCCCCGTCAAGGTCGCCCTGATGAGGAGCTTAGGCGCTAAAGTCTACACATGCCCCAATGTCCCCCCCGAGGATCCCAGGAGCATAAAATCCGTAGCTAAGAGGATAGCTGAGGAGAAGGGAGCCACATTCTTGATGCAGGACTCGAATCCAGCTAACCCTAGGGGACAGGAGAGGATGGGAGAGGAGATATTGGAGAGTTTAAGGAGAGTGGATGTTTTCGTGATGGGAGTAGGGACTGGAGGTACGATAACAGGTGTTGGGAAACTTCTTAAGAAGGAATTCGGGACCAAAATAATAGCAGTTACCTCTAAAGGCTCAGAACTAGCTAGGAAATTCGGCCTCTCTAGTAAGTTCGAGGGGGAGGTGGAAGGTTACGATAGTTATCATATCCCCGATAATCTCGACCTCAGCTTAGTGGATGAAGTCTATGAGGTCAGCAGAGCTGAAGCGATTGAGTGGGCCTCTGAGCTCCTGAAGAAAGGGATTATGGGAGGTATGTCGACGGGTGCTCACTATCTAGCTAGCTTATATGCCAAGAAAAAGTACGGAGGGACTGTAGTCACTGTGGCTGCCGATAGCGTCCTCTTCCATCCTCCCATACTGAATGCTTCGAGCGGGGTCGCAGCTTATAAGCTCCCATTTTAAGCGAGTAGTGCTATGCAAAGTTATGAAGAGAGAGATATCACTAGCGGCCTTTTTGGCGGTCCTCCTGCTGGCCGGCTACCTCATATATCCATATCTTTTCGAGAGTCAGCCTCAGCAGGCGCCTCAATATATGCCAGAGGTAACCGCGGCAGCGAGTTTAAAGAGGGAACAAGCTCCCTCTGGCAAGGAAGCCATCTCAATACCTTCAGGAAGAAATGTAACAGTAAGTGCTTATCTGAAGCTCCAGGTGAGTGATGTAAATTCAGCTCAATTGAAGCTATCTCAGATCGCTCTGAAGTATAATGGATATGTCCAGAGCTCCTCAATATACGAGGGAGGAGGTTACGTGACCCTGAGGATACCTGTGGAGAAGTTGGAAGATGCTCTGAGAGATATAAGATCTCTTGGCAAAGTCGAGGTAGAGCAGAGGAATGTGGAAGATGTTACGGAGCAAGTGTTAGATGTGGAGACGAGATTGAAGAGCCTAAAAGCTACTGAAAGTAGGCTGATGGATCTCCTGAATAAAGCTGAGAGCGTCAAAGATATAATAGAGATAGA
Protein-coding sequences here:
- a CDS encoding ABC transporter ATP-binding protein — translated: MLLDVRDLKVRFHTLRGIVRAVDGVSFSVNYGEVLGLVGETGSGKTVTGLTIMRLLDENAEIAGGEVIFEGKDLLKLPMSEILKIRGRDISMIFQEPKAALNPVIQVGDQVAEAFLAHESMSKEEARERVLDMFRKVGLPDPERIYRSYPHELSGGMAQRIVISMALALRPKLMIADEPTSALDVTIQAQIMNLFKELIREFNTSVIYITHDLALAAEISDRIAVMYAGRIVEVARTEELFENPLHPYTVGLLRSIPGSKSSGSRLFSMEGEIPSLLNPPPGCLFHPRCPKRMDICDKEVPNLLNVGNDHLVSCFLYGR
- a CDS encoding ATP-binding cassette domain-containing protein — its product is MLRLQDIRKYFPVRGGVLMKVIGEIRAVDGVSMDIGKGETFGLVGESGSGKTTLGRVVLKLIEPTSGRIFFDGRDITELRGKELLPLRREMQIVFQDPYKALHPKKKVKDIVGEPLIIHEGLRGKEVEERVSEMLKLVGLNPEHMHRYPHEFSGGQRQRIVIARALILRPKFIVLDEPTSALDVSVQAKILNLLSDLKEKFGLTYLLISHNLAVVRHFSNRVGVMYLGKLVEVAPTEELFENPRHPYTIGLISSIPVPDPKLVKSRRKLLLLGEIPSPMNPPSGCRFHTRCPYAKEVCRTEEPKIEEISEGHYVACHLWRELS
- a CDS encoding ABC transporter permease yields the protein MHEVIDLFKINEYFRSEDFKFTMILIRRSPLTILGISITLLLIMIALLAPIIATEDPTKTDMSKRLLPPSMEHPFGTDQLGRDIFSRVIWGSRISLFIAVAVIAISLTIGTLIGLVSGYFGGKIDEILMRITDMFMAFPRLILALAVAAALGPGLFNTMMAIAFVDWVFYARLARAMALQIREETYIEAARAVGASDIRIIVRHVLPMAIPTLVVRATLDMGGTILTAAALGFLGLGVQPPTPEWGVMVSEGRRFITEQWWVSTFPGFAILLATMGFNLLGDGINDIMNVRARR
- a CDS encoding ABC transporter substrate-binding protein — translated: MNARDLALVILLFIVGAVIGYFAAGPGKVTTVTTTVTTTVVQTVTPTVTPTTTTAAMKTPADTLIIAMDTSDAVSLDPARAYEFTSCFVTNQLYDKLVDFELPDLINVKPEVAERWEVSPDGMTWTFYIRKGIKFASGNPLTADDVVYSLQRVVKLKQTAYSVLAPFLKTPDQIEKIDDYTVRIKLNKTVAPSFFLSVLTFTTSSIVDKKVVEAHEKNGDMGSAWLDDHSAGSGPFVLEKWDRESQFILRANPYYWKPGQPRVKTVIIKHVAEPTDQLLLIQKGDVDVATDLTPDQIKQIEGQPGIQIVRAERLHNVYIGMNVAVKPLDKEEVRDAIRYCIDYDGIVNGILKGAAIKWQTVIPKGLLGANPKTPYYKDVNKAKELLAKAGYPNGFTIELTTPPTYPQIDIATKIQADLAECGITVKIVQMTQSMMYEKYRKQGLQMVLAGWGSDYPDPDSNAMAFANYRIKQLAWRNSWYDDYAADLAEKASVEMDTKKREQMYLNLTDYILDHGPYVMLYQTVAQQAVRDYVRNWLPDPTFYYLDLSKVSKG
- a CDS encoding ABC transporter permease, which produces MDLRTYIIRRLALMIFVLFGIIVITFVVSHVIPADPIGAILGPQASPELVEKIRREWGFDKPLHEQFFDYIYKVVRGDLGRSIKTNNPVMEDLLYFFPATIELATAAIIVAIAIGIPLGIISAVKKDKWPDHISRIFALMGVSMPVFWLGLILLFVLYYKLGIFPGPGRLDPGIPEPPRITGLLTIDSLITGNFEAFINALWHLALPSFVLGYYASASIARITRTALLEVLTQDFIKAARSKGLAERIVLFRHALRNALIPTTTVIGMAYGSLLEGAILTETIFAWPGLGRYSTGAFLSVDFMAVMGSTLLIAIVYSLANLIVDILYAFLDPRIRYA
- a CDS encoding aspartate aminotransferase family protein, with the translated sequence MIESYYPSVFKCKPSFPIVVDRGFKAEIWTKDGRRFLDFSGAATSLGQAHPKVVESIKEHVNKITGFSGLLAPTEPFLRLGEELKSIVPIRDASIAYATTGSEASDFAIQLAKYVTKRSVILSFFGAYHGLTGYALMSSPTEGMRRVAPRVSDTLYAPYPNCLPCKMRSLPCDDCVDLSISFIEEEIIGRAVEPEDLAAIIVEPLQSHGGIIFPPARFFQELRRISNETGALLIVDEVYTGFGRTGKWFGIEHHGVEPDIMVMGKGMGGGLPIAAVAFRGSLLEDWYLCSGGSLGTFAGHYLSAVASLATIEAIREENLIENSKERGEQLSSSLREFVERYDFLVDSRGTGCVQGIEFYEKGKPSKKVAEMVKWALFDRGLLAIQVGRHHNVIKLTPPITITEEQMDEAIRIIEDSLNEVKRVRRDSL
- a CDS encoding DUF4349 domain-containing protein; translation: MKREISLAAFLAVLLLAGYLIYPYLFESQPQQAPQYMPEVTAAASLKREQAPSGKEAISIPSGRNVTVSAYLKLQVSDVNSAQLKLSQIALKYNGYVQSSSIYEGGGYVTLRIPVEKLEDALRDIRSLGKVEVEQRNVEDVTEQVLDVETRLKSLKATESRLMDLLNKAESVKDIIEIEDKLSQVRQQIEWLEAMRRNLETMINYATVDVELKKEGYIPPEEDLLAKIWEDSRKALIGSIYIIVVGASFSALPLLLIASIYLAYRRRRSGQSPIKSE
- a CDS encoding pyridoxal-phosphate dependent enzyme; the protein is MPEIWECVGNTPIVDVDGISFKLEYLNPGGSHKDRMAVSMLLDLIDRKGRGGAIVEATSGCTGVSLSLHGRAMGFDVYITVKEDSSPVKVALMRSLGAKVYTCPNVPPEDPRSIKSVAKRIAEEKGATFLMQDSNPANPRGQERMGEEILESLRRVDVFVMGVGTGGTITGVGKLLKKEFGTKIIAVTSKGSELARKFGLSSKFEGEVEGYDSYHIPDNLDLSLVDEVYEVSRAEAIEWASELLKKGIMGGMSTGAHYLASLYAKKKYGGTVVTVAADSVLFHPPILNASSGVAAYKLPF